A stretch of Cicer arietinum cultivar CDC Frontier isolate Library 1 chromosome 5, Cicar.CDCFrontier_v2.0, whole genome shotgun sequence DNA encodes these proteins:
- the LOC140920391 gene encoding zinc finger BED domain-containing protein RICESLEEPER 1-like, producing MAENMLGKFEKYWNVVHEIMGVAVVLGHRYKIELLEYYYVKLYGNDANDQVKSIRQLCYDLLYEYQLKMNNGSSSDSQMLDVHFSNVEGDGLEDYDLYVRRKKKARTSFVKTELDVYLEEEVLPRSPGFDILLWWKLSGVKYPKLQTIAKDVLAIPVSTVASESAFSIGGHILSPH from the coding sequence atggcaGAGAATATGTtgggaaaatttgaaaaatattggaATGTGGTTCATGAAATAATGGGAGTTGCTGTTGTTTTGGGTCATAGGTACAAAATAGAGTTGCttgaatattattatgttaAGTTGTATGGGAATGATGCTAATGACCAAGTTAAGTCGATTCGACAGTTGTGTTATGATTTGCTTTATGAATAtcaattgaaaatgaataatgGTTCTAGTAGTGATTCTCAAATGTTGGATGTCCACTTTAGTAATGTTGAGGGTGATGGTTTAGAAGACTATGATTTGTAtgtcagaagaaaaaaaaaagctagaACTTCGTTTGTCAAAACAGAGTTGGATGTTTATTTAGAGGAGGAAGTTTTGCCAAGAAGTCCTGgttttgatattttgttgtggtgGAAGTTGAGTGGCGTTAAGTATCCAAAACTTCAAACCATTGCAAAGGATGTATTGGCAATTCCTGTTTCTACCGTAGCTTCTGAATCTGCATTTAGTATCGGCGGACATATCTTAAGCCCTCATTGA